TGTAGTTTTTGAACATGATGTTCACGGCGTTCTTGCTGCTGTTGAGACCTGTCTCAACCAGAGCAAAACCAGCTTGCATGAAGATCACTAGTACGGCGCAGATGAAGAGCACCATGTTGTCGATGGCGTAGGACAACTCGGCCGCACTAGGAAGTGGAGCAGGAGCGGCAGGAGCAGCAGCTTCTTCTGTCTTGACTTCTTCACTCAAGACTTCTGTGGTTGTCGTGGTGGCCGGAGCCGCTTCTGCTTTCGGCTCTTCTGCTTTCGCTTCGACCTTAGGTTCTTCGGCCTTCGGTTCTTCGGCCTTTGCGGCTGGTGCTGGTTCGTCCTTTTTGGTTTCTGGCGTCGCTTCTTGCGCGCTCACTAAACTGGTGCAGAGCAGTGCTCCGCAGAGGGCCAGAGCTGGCAAGAGGCCAGCCCAAAGGGTACGCGTTGAATTCATCTTTCGTGTTCTCGCCTGGTAGAAAATGATGGGACGATCTGGATGAACGTTTAGGATGGAAACGTCATCCCCAAAACAAGGGTGCTAAGGGCAGAGTGACGCCGGGGATCCCAGATCGGCGCTTGCCCGCCTTCAAGCCGGGCGGGAATAACGCAATGGCCGTGCCAGCACAGTCGCCCATATTTCGAGCGGGGACATTACGGCACCGTTAAGCTATTGTCACAATTGCAGTTAGCTGGCGTGAAGAATCTTCAAGCAAAGCGGTTGAGAATGCCGATTTTCGGCCCGCTGCTTAAACCCTGAGCAAAGTCGGCGCGAGCCTTGGGCATGCTTGCCCGAATCGTGGGCTACACTTCTGGCAAACAAATCGGCGCGATCCGGGCCTAAGAACGCGGCTCGAACAAGGCAATGCTGGCTGTATGGCCATGCAGGAAGTTTTGGTGCCCCACCGGGCCGAATTCACCGGCCGCAAAGAGTCCCGCCAGGGGAATGTCCCCGAGCAGTTTGGCGATCAGCCCAGCGTCGTGATCCGACTGACTGAACATCCGCGAGCCGCGGCCATTGCACGCGAACAGCAGTCCCGCCAATGGCTGCGGCCCGCCGGACTTCTTCACCACGTTGAGCATCTGCTTCAGTTCGGCATCGGCCGCTTCCTGATCGCGCACATGAAACTGCACGGTCTGCCCCGTGCGGATGTAATCTCCAAGTGCGATCGCTCCGTCGTTCGGATCGATCCCCATCACGTTGCGCACCAAGAAGTCCCCCTGGCCGAACGTCGCTTGATACTCGCTGACGACCCGCCCCACATGCAGGTTCCGCTGCACGAGCACTTGCTCGCGCGTCGGCAGGGTATCGAACAGTTCCTTTAACTGCAGCAGTGCCGGCTTGCCTCCCAACTCGTGGATGACGTTCCGTTCCGCCTTGGTTACCACAAACGGCTTGCCGATCGGGCGGCAACCTTGCGAAACGATGCTTCGCAGTTTGATATCGCCATGCACGAACACGCCGACAGCCCCCTCAACCAAAGCTTCGCGGCCGCAGAATAAGCGATTCTCTCCCGGGTTGTACCCGCCACTCGCCATGCCGCCATGAATCGGCACTCCCGGTCGATCTTCGTTCAACCGCTCCAGCAGCAGGTCAGCTTGAAAAGTCAAAGGCTCGGCCAGCAGCAGCAGAAACGCATCCGCGGGCCACTCCCCTTCGAGTTCCGCTGGCCAGCCTTGAATCGCGCCACCGTCGCGAGTCCGTTCATAGTTGAGCCGCAACTGCGTGGTGAAGACACCGGGCCACGAAGCCAACCACAACGACACCGCGGGCTCGAACTCCACTTCGCGACCAACGCCCACAATCCCTTCTGCCGTGCAGCCAATGACGTTCTCGGTTCCAAGCGCTTCACACACCAGCATGGCCAGGGCATCGGCCTGCGGCGCGTGCTGGGCCGAAACGAAGAGAACGGCCAGATCTGGCGTCGCGCGCAACTGCTCTTTGGCGAGGCGACAAACCTGCAGCGCGGCGGCCAGCGGATCGGGGTCGGTCGAAAGGGCCGAAGCGAAGCGATGCGGTGACGATGCAGAGGGAGCCATACACAAACAATCGGCAAGAAAAGCAACAATTCGTGGCAGGAACGAGCAACTTAGATCATAGCCAATTTCGGCCTCTTGCGAAATGAACTCCGGAGCAATCCCGGGGGTGTCCGGTACCCCAAAGTGGTCGCGGAACCTATCATCGAGTTGGTAGCCGTAAGTCTGTCGCACCCCTGATTTCACCAGCCCGATCGCGAGCCCAAATGTCTGCTGATTGGCGCCCCCTTTATCCTTTTGCTTCGCACTTCCTCCCGATCGGTGGCGCGCAGATGCATTACTTGGACGAAGGAACCAAGAGCCCTGGTGCGAACGAACCGCTGCTGATGGTGCACGGCAATCCCACCTGGTCGTTCTACTGGCGAAATCTCGTCATCGGCCTGCGCGATCAAAATCGCTGCGTAGTGCCCGATCACATCGGCTGCGGACTCAGCGACAAACCCCAGCAATACAATTACTACACGTTCGCCCAGCACATCCAGAATCTGATCGAGCTGATCGAAAAGCTCGATCTGCGCAATATCACCTTGCTCGCGCACGACTGGGGTGGAGCCATCGGCATGGGGGCGGCAACGAAGATCCCCGAACGCTTCGCGCGAATTGTGCTCTTCAACACGGGTGCGTTCCCGCCCATGTACATTCCGTGGCGAATCGCTGCCTTGCGTCTCCCTGGCTTTGGCAAGGTCGCCATCCAAGGCTTCAACGTATTCGCCCGCTCCGCCATTCACATGGCGACCGAAAAGCCCGAGCGAATGACCCCCGAGGTGCAAGCTGGACTACTCGCGCCGTACGATAACTGGGCTAATCGCATTGCCAACTATCGCTTCGTGAAGAACATCCCCATGACGCGCCGGCATCCGTCAGGCCGAAAATTAGCCGAGATTGAGTCCAGTCTGTGGACCTTCAAAGATCGCCCCATTTCGCTCATCTGGGGAATGCGCGATTGGTGCTTTAACCCCCGTTGCCTGGCCCGCTTCGAGCAGCATTGGCCCAACGCCGAAGTTCATCGCCTGGACGACTGCGGTCACTACGTGATTGAAGACGCCCACGAGCGGATCATTCCCATCGTCCAGCGCTTCTTGGCGAACCACCCGCTGGCCGACGGCTAACTCTTGCGCAACCAACTTGTTCAACTACTGCGCGAATTGGTATAATCAAACTCGCGCCGATCAGGTCGATTATTCGCAGTCTTATAAAAAACCCCGGAGCTTATTTGAACGCCCCTCGATTGAGGGGAGGCTATTTTCCGAACCGCACTTGCAGCTGGGCAATTTGCTGCTGACGAGCGCTGGACTGGCCGTACGGATCGAACGCCAACGGCTTGCCGCACAGCAGCGTCAAGTGGTTGGTGGCGGCCAGTCGAACGGTCGCCTCCTCGTGGTCGAGCATGGCGAACCAAGCACAGCGATCATCGACTAGCCAGGCTGCTACGCGCGGGGGCGTATCGGTCGATAGGTCGGCCAGCCCGTGGCAGATCTCTTGAATCCGGTCGACTTGCTCTTTCGAGAGTTGCCGGCGGTCGAGCCGCTGCAACCACGCCACGACCGACTGCCCTGCGCCGCGCAAATTGCGGTCTGCTGCTTGCCGTTGCTGGAAGTCGTCGCTATCGAGTTGCTGCACCCATGTTCGCCACAAGGCCCGCTCAGCTTGTACGTCTTCTCCAGCCCGGCTGATGAGCGCTTGTTGAATGCCAGCGGCTTGCTCGCTCAGCCGCCAGTGAGGCCGTAGAGATTCGAGGAGCGGGAAGAGTGTCTCTTCGCACAAGGCTGGCTGTTTCAGCGACAAATGCCAGAGCGTGGCGGCCGTGAAGGTCTGCTGCTTATCGCGCCCGAACGTCAGCGAGATCGGCCCCTGGAAGGGCTGTACCAGCTTGAGGTCGTCGGTTGGGCTCGAACCGGTGCAGGTGAGAACCAGCCGCTGCTGTTCGTCCAGGTCGAGTGTCACCTGTCGTTCGGCCTGCACATCTTCGTAGTGAATCAAAAGCGATTCGCTGTGCAGTTGCACGCTGAGTTGC
Above is a window of Anatilimnocola aggregata DNA encoding:
- a CDS encoding FIST signal transduction protein: MAPSASSPHRFASALSTDPDPLAAALQVCRLAKEQLRATPDLAVLFVSAQHAPQADALAMLVCEALGTENVIGCTAEGIVGVGREVEFEPAVSLWLASWPGVFTTQLRLNYERTRDGGAIQGWPAELEGEWPADAFLLLLAEPLTFQADLLLERLNEDRPGVPIHGGMASGGYNPGENRLFCGREALVEGAVGVFVHGDIKLRSIVSQGCRPIGKPFVVTKAERNVIHELGGKPALLQLKELFDTLPTREQVLVQRNLHVGRVVSEYQATFGQGDFLVRNVMGIDPNDGAIALGDYIRTGQTVQFHVRDQEAADAELKQMLNVVKKSGGPQPLAGLLFACNGRGSRMFSQSDHDAGLIAKLLGDIPLAGLFAAGEFGPVGHQNFLHGHTASIALFEPRS
- a CDS encoding alpha/beta fold hydrolase — translated: MSADWRPLYPFASHFLPIGGAQMHYLDEGTKSPGANEPLLMVHGNPTWSFYWRNLVIGLRDQNRCVVPDHIGCGLSDKPQQYNYYTFAQHIQNLIELIEKLDLRNITLLAHDWGGAIGMGAATKIPERFARIVLFNTGAFPPMYIPWRIAALRLPGFGKVAIQGFNVFARSAIHMATEKPERMTPEVQAGLLAPYDNWANRIANYRFVKNIPMTRRHPSGRKLAEIESSLWTFKDRPISLIWGMRDWCFNPRCLARFEQHWPNAEVHRLDDCGHYVIEDAHERIIPIVQRFLANHPLADG